The Alnus glutinosa chromosome 7, dhAlnGlut1.1, whole genome shotgun sequence genome includes a region encoding these proteins:
- the LOC133872985 gene encoding uncharacterized protein LOC133872985 isoform X2: MNMISQKERSTRLHLIRNRSDSSSSPSTQSCTSKNVRRRLHKTMSCKTLGELELEEVKGFMDLGFIFKKENLSPRMMSLVPGLQRLGEIKEAVKDDESEEEEGKEKRVVRRPYLSEAWFIKRSDSPLLNLRMPRASTADDMKKNIRFWARTIASAVVQQES, encoded by the coding sequence GATCGACAAGATTGCATCTTATCAGAAACAGGTCAGATTCTTCATCATCTCCATCAACTCAATCATGTACGTCCAAAAATGTTAGAAGGAGATTACATAAAACCATGAGCTGCAAGACCTTGGGGGAGCTGGAGCTTGAAGAAGTTAAGGGGTTCATGGATCTGGGCTTcatattcaagaaagaaaacttAAGCCCACGAATGATGAGCTTAGTCCCAGGCTTGCAGAGACTCGGTGAGATTAAAGAAGCAGTCAAAGATGatgaaagtgaagaagaagaagggaaggAGAAGCGGGTTGTGAGGAGGCCGTATTTATCGGAGGCATGGTTTATAAAAAGATCCGATTCGCCACTCTTAAATCTAAGGATGCCAAGGGCCTCTACAGCTGATGATATGAAgaaaaatatcagattttgggCAAGAACTATTGCGTCAGCTGTAGTCCAGCAGGAATCTTAG